A genomic segment from Geitlerinema sp. PCC 7407 encodes:
- the hflX gene encoding GTPase HflX — protein sequence MDTIYGNLQGLKSSQIKQIQRLYHQRLPGDRFTTSDFAQRLAAISTEIGQPLCVYINRRGQVIRVGVGTPIQTQIPPLELPRYGAERLCGIRCIATQRDTSPPSTAVLTAMALQRLDALVVLGLSGSGFERRGGGASGYVREVHLAHLVPHPETTWTVSPPLSLDLLSQQDFLDLVEGLEAEFEREYVAQQVDADHDRVLLVGLMTSSVTAARFQDNLAELVRLVESAGGEVLQITHQRRNQPHPQIVVGEGKVQEITLLAQTVGANLIVFDRDLSPAQIRNLETRIGVRVVDRTEVILDIFAQHAQSRAGKLQVELAQLEYMMPRLTGRGRTMSRLGGGIGTRGPGETKLETERRAIQRRIARLQQEVNQLQAHRARLRQQRQHQEVPSVAIVGYTNAGKSTLLNALTNAEVYTADQLFATLDPTSRRLIVPDAATHEPRTVILTDTVGFIHELPPSLVDAFRATLEEVTEADALLHVVDLSHDAWQNQLRSVMKILSEMPVTPGPSLVVFNKIDQVGSDALAIAQEEYPHGVFVSAGARLGLETLRQRIAQLVQYALAPSQP from the coding sequence ATCGACACAATCTACGGCAACCTTCAGGGTCTGAAGTCTAGCCAAATCAAGCAAATTCAGCGGCTGTATCATCAGCGCCTACCGGGCGATCGCTTCACCACATCAGACTTCGCCCAGCGCTTAGCAGCCATCAGCACGGAAATTGGACAGCCTCTGTGTGTCTACATCAATCGGCGCGGCCAAGTTATCCGCGTCGGGGTCGGTACACCCATCCAGACCCAGATTCCTCCCCTTGAGCTGCCCCGCTACGGCGCTGAGCGTCTCTGCGGCATCCGCTGCATCGCGACCCAGCGAGACACCAGCCCTCCCAGCACCGCCGTCCTGACAGCGATGGCCCTTCAGCGCCTTGATGCACTGGTCGTCTTGGGGCTCTCTGGCAGCGGCTTTGAGCGGCGCGGCGGGGGCGCCAGCGGCTACGTGCGCGAGGTGCACCTTGCCCATCTCGTCCCCCATCCAGAAACGACCTGGACCGTTTCGCCTCCCCTCAGCCTAGACCTGCTGAGTCAGCAGGACTTTTTGGACCTAGTGGAGGGTCTCGAAGCGGAGTTTGAGCGGGAGTACGTGGCTCAGCAGGTCGACGCCGACCACGATCGCGTGCTTCTGGTAGGTCTAATGACGAGCAGCGTCACAGCAGCGCGCTTTCAAGATAACTTGGCAGAGCTGGTTCGCTTGGTCGAGTCAGCGGGCGGCGAGGTCTTGCAAATCACCCACCAGCGTCGCAATCAGCCCCATCCGCAGATCGTTGTGGGAGAGGGCAAGGTTCAGGAAATTACGCTCTTGGCCCAAACCGTCGGCGCTAACCTTATCGTGTTCGATCGGGACCTCTCCCCGGCCCAAATCCGCAATCTAGAAACGCGGATCGGGGTCCGAGTGGTCGATCGGACTGAGGTGATTTTGGATATTTTTGCGCAGCATGCTCAGTCACGCGCCGGTAAGCTGCAAGTGGAGCTGGCCCAGCTTGAGTACATGATGCCTAGGCTGACGGGCCGAGGGCGAACCATGTCGCGTCTCGGGGGCGGCATCGGTACGCGGGGCCCTGGTGAAACCAAGCTAGAAACCGAGCGACGAGCCATTCAGCGTCGGATTGCGCGACTCCAGCAGGAGGTCAACCAGCTTCAGGCCCATCGGGCTCGACTGCGCCAGCAGCGCCAGCACCAAGAGGTGCCTTCGGTGGCGATCGTGGGGTATACGAACGCTGGCAAATCTACCCTCTTGAATGCCCTCACCAACGCTGAGGTTTACACGGCAGACCAGCTCTTTGCCACCCTCGATCCGACCAGTCGGCGGCTGATCGTGCCGGATGCAGCGACCCATGAGCCGCGCACCGTGATTTTGACGGATACTGTGGGCTTCATCCACGAGCTGCCGCCCTCTCTGGTGGATGCATTCCGCGCCACGCTAGAGGAAGTGACGGAAGCTGACGCACTGCTGCACGTCGTGGATTTGTCCCATGATGCCTGGCAAAACCAGCTGCGATCGGTCATGAAGATCTTGTCGGAGATGCCGGTGACGCCGGGGCCGTCCTTGGTCGTGTTCAACAAGATCGATCAAGTCGGCAGCGATGCGCTGGCGATCGCCCAAGAGGAGTATCCCCACGGCGTGTTTGTGTCAGCGGGGGCTCGCCTCGGCCTCGAAACGCTGCGCCAGCGCATTGCTCAGCTCGTGCAGTACGCCCTGGCACCGAGCCAGCCCTGA